A DNA window from Onthophagus taurus isolate NC chromosome 1, IU_Otau_3.0, whole genome shotgun sequence contains the following coding sequences:
- the LOC139428983 gene encoding U1 small nuclear ribonucleoprotein 70 kDa translates to MLKLLVLCICVATALTWEARSTINTNLRAYNPVKVVREGWGRGEGNRGGNRNDDDDGDDRRRNGGNERNNEQDDDKERGWNRRDNDGGRGWDNRRDNDGGRGWGERRNNDVGRSSSWGNREDRRDEGNDERRDDNRNEWRSNGRDERRDDRRDRVDDDDDRRGNGNDRDNRRWGRKSW, encoded by the exons atgttgaaattg CTCGTTCTTTGTATTTGCGTAGCCACGGCATTAACATGGGAAGCTAGGTCTACCATTAATACCAATCTACGTGCTTATAACCCTGTAAAAGTTGTTAGAGAAGGATGGGGACGGGGTGAAGGAAATCGCGGAGGAAATCGAAATGACGATGATGATGGCGATGATAGGCGAAGAAATGGTGGAAATGAACGGAATAATGAACAAGACGATGATAAGGAACGTGGATGGAATAGACGCGATAATGATGGTGGTCGTGGATGGGATAATAGACGGGATAATGATGGTGGTCGTGGATGGGGTGAAAGACGAAATAATGATGTAGGAAGAAGTAGTAGCTGGGGGAATAGAGAAGATAGACGAGATGAAGGAAATGATGAAAGAAGAGACGATAATAGGAATGAATGGAGAAGCAATGGAAGAGATGAGAGAAGAGATGATCGTCGTGATAGAgtagatgatgatgatgatcgACGTGGAAACGGTAATGACAGGGATAATCGTAGATGGGGAAGAAAAAGCTGGTAA